Below is a genomic region from Microbulbifer sp. ALW1.
TATGTAGCAAAAACACTCGGCAGGCCCGACTGGATGTGGGGTGGTTTTGCCGCACTCTCAGTCTGCTGTGCCTGCGCACTACTCTGGTATCACCGGCGTTTACCCAAAATTACTTAAACGCAAGCTGTAACCCGAACAGACGCCACTTCAATTCTAATGAGCGAATAATCCAGGTACACACATGACCCGCCTACATAAACTGCAGAAAACATTTTTCGGGCTCGGTATTGACGGCATGCTGATTACCAGTATGCCCAACCTCCGATACCTTACCGGCTTTGCCAGCGATGAACAGGGCGTTGCAAGCCTGCTGCACGCCGGAGATCACGCTTTCCTCATTACCGACTATCGCTTTGGTGAACAGGCACAGGAACAGTGTGCAGGCAAAGAAATGGAAATTATCGTGCGCGACCGCGCGAAAGAATCCCTCGGCCAGACGATTCAGCGGCTAGCACTCGGTTCGGGCCGAGCCAGACGGTTGGGCTTTGAGCGCGACCACATCAGTTACAGCCAGTGGCAGGCCATCGCCGTGGATCTGGCCCTGGACCCCGGCGGGTTTAAGCCACTGAGTGGCATAGTGGAAAAGCTGCGCCGAAAAAAGGAGCCATCGGAGCTCGAGCATATGCGAAAGGCCGCGCGCATTGCCGACGCGTCACTGGAGCAGCTACTCAGCAAACTTCGCCCTGGAATGACCGAACGCGAAGCTGCCGTGGCACTCGAGCACGCATTGATGACCTCGGGCTCAGAAGGTACCGCCTTCCCTACTATTTTTGCCTCTGGCCCACGCAGCTCACGCCCACATGGCATGCCATCTGATCGACAACTGCGAACCGGCGACATGATTACAATCGATTTCGGCGCTGTGATTGAAGGGTACCGATCCGACATGACACGCACAGTGGTACTCGGCAGAGCCAGTGAACAACAGCGGGAAGTGTACGGATTGGTAAAAGACGCTCAAAAGCTGGGCGTGGATAGTGTGATGGCCGGAATACCCTGCTCTGAACCGGCAACCATCGTGGCTGATTATCTCAGCAAAACCCCTTATGCGCGCTTTGCGGGCGACGGGCTCGGGCACGCCATTGGCCTGGAAACACATGAGAAGCCATATTTCACCACGAGTGACGACACCATCATTGAGCCCGGCTTCGTCATGACGGTAGAACCGGGAATTTACATTCCCGGCTGGGGCGGCGTGCGCATTGAAGATGACATTGTGGTTCAGGCCGAGGGAATCGAGATGCTAACCCAATTCCCCCGGGACCTTATTGAAATCGCTTGATACTGAATGGGGAAAGGTCAATTTCCGGGGCCTTTCCCTCCAGCTCGTCGGCAAGTAACTCTGCCGTTATGGCCGCTTGTGTAAGACCCAGGTGTTGATGACCGAAGGCAAAGGCGACGCGAGGATGATGCGGTGCAATGCCCAGTACCGGCAGCGAATCTGGCAATGAAGGCCTGAGCCCCATCCATCGGTGCGCCCCGGTGTTACTGATGTCTGGCAGTAGCGATTGCGCATGGTCAAACAGAATATCCGCGCGCGCAAAATTGGGCTCTGCGTCCAGGCCGCCCAGCTCGACGGTACCCGCCAGGCGTAGCCCTTCCTCCATCGGCGTCATAACGAAAGACCGCTCGAAGGACACCAGCGGGCGCGAGATATTGGTCCCGGGCTGCGGCAGCATCAGGTGATAGCCTCGCTCGGTATCCAGTGGCACCTTGTATCCCAGTTGTTCCGCGAACACTTTCGACCAGGCACCGGTGGCAATCACCAGCCGTCGGGAACGGATACTGCGCCCGCTGGAAAGACGCACATCCATGGCGTCTGCCGTTTGCTGCAGGCCAACGACCTCTCCCTGTAGAATTTCCCCACCGCTGTTTTGAAATCTATCGGCGAGCGCGGTGACCAAACGGTACGGATTCGCAGTGTGTGCAGTACGCGGAAAAAACAGGCCACCGACAACGCCCTTGCCAAGAGCAGGCTCCAGTGCCCGAACTTCATCGCCTGACAGCGACTCGATTTCAACGCCATACTCCCTGAGCAAATCGACCGTCGCCTGATTCCTGTCAACGGAGTCCGGGCGTTCGTAGACAGTGAGTGCTCCGCGTTTGGTCATCAGGTCCGTCAGCCCGGTGCGTCCCAGCAACCGGTCGTAACTTTCAATAGAGCGACCGTTCAGGGCCCGCAAATGCTGGCAGGACTTTTCGACATTGGCGGGCGCCGCGGCAGCGGCAAACCGCAGCAGCCACGGCAAGACTTTGGGGAAATAACCCCAGCGAATAGAGAGCGGCCCAAGCGGATCCAGCAACAGCTTGGGTACCGACAGGATCGTTTTCATATTCGCCAACGGCAAGACCACATCCGTGGCGAAATGCCCTGCATTTCCGTAGGAACAGCCGCGCCCCGGAGAATCCCGGTCAACCAGTGTGACCTGATGCCCCCGGTGCTGCAGCTGCTCTGCCAGGGCTACGCCGATAATGCCCGCCCCGATAATAACCAGTTCGCGGGGATCGGTTGAATTGCTGTCTAGTGGCATCTGCTCAACCCGCGGGCTCAATGGCGGTTACTTTCAAAGCATTGACCCCGGCTTCACGCGCCAGCGCCGCAAAGGCATCCCGGGACTGGTTTTCAACCCGGTCTTCGTGCACCAATATGCAGTCTTCCACTCGTACCCCACCATATTTCTTGAACGCGTCGACTTTTTCCCAGTTGACCCTGTAGCTGTGCTTACTTCTGGATAGTTCACCGAGCAGCATATCCATAAAGTAGATTCCCGGTTCTATGGTGAGCGCCTGCCCGGCTTCGATATTTCTCGCATTTCTCAGGTATGGCGCACGTGGGTCACGTAGGCGCGGGCGCTCACGGGGAGCCATCAAGTAGCCGCCCACGTCGTGCACCTGCAGGCCAATAAAATGCCCGAGGCCACAGGGGAAAAACACATTGGTAATACCTTCTACCACCATATCTTTGGGCGACATCATTACAAAGTCAAAATCCCGCAGGATGCAGGCGATCAGGTAATGGGCTCGCCAGTGCAAATCGGCAAAGTTCTGGCCGATTGCGACTTCGGACACCAGCGTCTGTTGTGCCGTATCCAGAGCTTCGAGTAGTTTCGCATAGTCGCCGGATCGAAAAGCATAGCTGCGGGTAATATCACTGGCGTAACCGAGGTAATCCGCCCCGGCATCAATCACCAGCGAATGGATATCTGCGGGCAACATTTTTTCACGATCGGCACCGTGGTAATGCAATACGGAACTATGGGAATTCACCGCCACGATATTGCCATAAGGCAATTCCGCTTCCAGCACCCCGGCGCCAGCGAGGTAAGCGTGATGAATGCCCAGCTCTGTTGCGCCGCTCATGAAGGCATCCTTCGCGGCCAGGTGTCCTGCGGCGCTCAACCGATTAGCGCGGCGAAGGCACTCCGCTTCATAGGGTGTTTTGTACGCGCGATGGTAGTGGAGCTCATCGATTAACCCCGATGGGTTCAATTGTGACTTGGGCAACTGCGGAAAGCAGGTGCCATCCTCCCCAATCAGGGCGCAGCCCTCGGTATCACCTGCGAGCGCGCTGATGACATCGTCGAAGGATGTGGCGAGCTCAATGTCAAATGCGTCTACCCAGTAACCTTCCGGATCCGCGGGTGGCTTGTGCCAATAATCTTCCGGCTGAAAATAGATCAACCTGGGTTTTTCCCCAGGGCGGAAATCAATTGCGCAGTGCGGATGTTCGAGCAGCGGAACCCAGTGTTTGAAATGGGGGTTCACCTTGAAGGTGTAGTGGTTATCGTCGAGAAACGGCAACTTGGGTGTGCCCGAATAGATGACCAGACGGCTAAAGCCGTGAAACGCCATCGCGCGGCTATGGCGCCGGACAATTTCCTCAATATGCAGTTGATACAGGTTAGCCAGTGACATGTGTCGCTCTTCCGGTGGTGGTTAGCAATTTACTGTTGTTCTGTGCCTTCGACATGTCCGCCGTTTCGCCGCCCATTCCCCCCGGGAGAGGACAAAAAGCGAAATTAATGTTGACAGCTCTCGAAAACTTTATTTATTGTACACAATAACAACTAAACGCAAAGGGCTTTTTTAAAAGTACGTTGATGGACAGTTGATTCACAAAAGTGCCGAGACACTTTTGCCGCGTCCTTTACCACGTCCTTTGATCGACCCTTGTTTGCCCCTTTGCACCACTTAGCACCCCTAGCCCATGATGAGGAAGTCACATGCAAATCGATTGGAGCGGCGTATTCCCCGCAGCAACCACTCAGTTCAACGCCGATGAGAGCCTGAATATTCCGGCCACCCTCAAGCATCTCGATGTGATGCTTGAAGCAGGAATCAATGGCCTGGTGATGCTGGGTACCGTGGGAGAAAACTGCTCTCTCAGCCAGGATGAAAAAATTGAAGTACTGGCGGCCACTGTGAAACACGTAAATGGCCGGGTACCGGTACTCACCGGGGTGTCTGAATACACCACCACCCAGGCCGGCAACTTTGCACGTGCGGCAAAAGAAGCCGGTGTCGATGGCCTGATGGTATTGCCGCCCATGTCCTACAAAGCCGACGCGGATGAGATCGTCGCGCATATTCGGGGTGTTGCCGCTGCAACGGATCTGCCGGTGATGGTGTACAACAATCCCGCCTGCTACGGCGTGGATGTGTCCGCAGCCGCAGTCGCCGAGCTGTCTCAGGTGAAAAACATCGTCGCCGTGAAAGAAGCCTCTGACGATCCCCGGCGCCTGACAGACATCGCCAATCTCGTCAGCGATGATTTTGTTCTTTTCTGTGGTGTTGATGACCTTGCGCTGGAAAGTATTGCTCTGGGTGCCCACGGCTGGATCTCGGGCCTGGTCAACGCCTTCCCGCAGGAAAACCGCCTGATGTGGGACCTGGCCACCAGCGGTAACTACGACGAGGCGCGTAAGGTGTATCGCTGGTACACCCCCCTACTCCACCTGGATACCAAGCCCAAACTGGTGCAATACATCAAACTCGCGGTGCAGGAATGCGGACTTGGCAGCGAGCAGTGCCGCAACCCGCGCCTGGCGCTTACCGGTGCCGAGCGGGAGTCTGTGCTGGAGATTATTCACACCGCGATAGCTACTCGCCCGGCCATCCAGTAACACCATGAGTGGAGAATTCGCCATGTACACGGCCCCAGTACTGATCGCGGGCGAGTGGCGACAAGCGGCCGAATCCGGCCGCTTTCAGCCCACCAACCCTTCCACCAAAGAGACCATTGCGCGCCTCTACCCGGTCTCCAACTGGCACGACTGTGAGGCAGTGCTGGCCGCCGCTGCCGGTGCCGCGGCAACGCTAAGAGCCATACCCGCAGAAACCCGTGCCCGCTTTCTCGACACCTTTGCCGATGCCATTGAAACCTCAGCAGACGAGCTCAGCCTGCTAGCCCATGAGGAAACCGGGTTGCCATTGAACCCGAGGCTGCGTGACGTCGAGCTGCCACGCACAACAGGCCAACTACGAGCCGCTGCTAACGCCGCTCGCGACGGCTCATGGGCCCAGGCCACCATTGATACCGCTTTGAATATTCGCAGCATGCGCGGCCCCATAGGCCCAGTGGTCATTTTTGGTCCCAACAATTTTCCGCTGGCCTTCAACGGCCTCGCCGGTGGCGATTTCGCCGCCGCCATCGCCGCCGGTAATCCGGTGATCGCCAAGGCGCACACCTCCCACCCCGGCACTTGCCACAAATTGGCGAGCCTGGCACGCCAGGCACTGGAACAAGTGGGGTTACCCAGTGCAACCGTGCAGATGCTGTATGCCATCAGCCGCGAAGACGGCTATAAACTGATGGGCGACAAGCGCCTGGGGGCCGGTGCATTTACTGGCTCGCGCACCGCAGGTATTGCCCTCAAACAGGTCGCGGACAGTGTAGGCACACCGTTTTACGCCGAACTATCCAGCATTAACCCGGTGGTGATGCTGCCCGGCGCCCTGCGCGAACGCGGCCCCGAACTTGCGGAAGAATTTGCCGGCAGCTGCCTGATGGGCAGCGGCCAGTTCTGCACCAACCCTGGGCTGGTCATCGTCCCCGCTGGTGATGACGGTGAGCGGTTTATCGCCCGATGTGGAGAGCTATTTGACGGCAGCCAACCCGGTACCCTGCTGAGTGCCGGTACGCAAATGGGTCTGCAGAAGGCCATCACCGAGTTGCGCGAGGCGGGCGCGGCCCTGGTCACTAGCACTACCGGCGCCGACGACACCCGTACCTGCGTCCCCAACACCCTGCTGTGCGTGTCCGGTACCGGATTCCTGCAGGCCCCGGAGGCCTTCCAGACGGAAGCTTTTGGCAATGCGGCACTGGTCGTGGTGAGCGAAAATACCGAACAAACGGCAGCCATTCTTCAGCAGCTGGAAGGCAATCTCACCGGATGTATTTACTCATCCACTACCGATGTAGATGAAGAAGCTTACAATGCACTGGCACCCATACTGCGCGAGAAAGTGGGCCGACTGCTGAACGACAAGATGCCCACTGGCGTCGCGGTTTCCCCGGCAATGAATCACGGCGGCCCCTTCCCGGCGTCCGGTCACCCGGGATTTACTGCAGTAGGGATACCGGCATCGCTGACCCGCTTTGGCAAGCTCGACTGTTACGACAATGTGCGTTCCCATCGGCTGCCGCCACTGTTGCAGGATCACAACCCATTGAACGCCTGGCGATCGGTGGATGGCAACTGGACTCAAGGGCCAGTGCAGTAACAAAACCTCTACCGTCAGCACGCGGACAATTATTGACCGCAAACGATAAGAACAATCTGGAGAGTAATTTTGGACGGCAATCAGAACCACACGATATCCGTGGTGGATTCCCACACCGGTGGCGAACCCACCAGAGTAGTCGTCGGCGGCGGCCCCGATCTTGGTCGCGGCAGCATGGCAGAGCGACTGGCCGTGTTTCAGGAAAAATTCGATTACCTGCGCACCGCGCTTATCCGCGAACCTCGGGGCTCCGACGTTGTCGTCGGGGCCCTGCTTTGTCCGCCACAAAACCCGGACAATGCCGCCGGTGTGATCTTTTTCAATAACGTCGGCTATCTGGGCATGTGCGGCCACGGCACCATTGGTCTTGCGGCCACACTGGCGCGAACCGGGGCCATTACTCCCGGAACCCACCGGCTCGAAACGCCGGTCGGCGAGGTCAGCTTTGTACTGCACAACAACCACCGTGTAAGTGTGGAAAATGTGCCCAGCTATCGCTATCGCAAAGGTGTGCCGGTATATGTGGAAGGCGTGGGTGGATTTAGCGGGGATATTGCCTGGGGCGGCAACTGGTTTTTCCTGATTTCAAACCATGGGCAGCATGTCAGTGTGGACAATACCGACCAGCTCACCGAGTTTTGCTGGCGCGTGCGCCAAGCACTCCGCGAGCAGGGCATTTGCGGTGCGAACGGGGAAGAGATCGACCATATCGAGCTGTTTGCTCCACCGTCCGATCCGGCCGTCGCAGACAGTCGAAATTTCGTGCTCTGCCCGGGCAAAGCCTACGACCGTTCGCCCTGCGGCACCGGCACCAGTGCCAAACTCGCCTGCCTGTATAGCGATGGAACCATTACCCCCGGTCAGACATGGCGCCAGGAAAGCATCATCGGCAGCGTTTTCGAGGGTTCGGTCCAACCGGTATCCGGCGCGGGGGCGGCACGCGGCGAAGTCATTCCCACGATTACCGGAAGCGCCTATATCAGTGCTGAGTCCACGATTATTTTCGATCCGGAAGATCCATTTGCGCACGGATTCTGAACAAAAAAGGCTTGCCCGGTGGCAAGCCTTTTTTGACTCGAATACGCTGTTCAGAGTTACGTAAACTTTTTCTCATTCAGGTATTCAATCATGCGGGAAACCGCTTCCCGCTGATCCCGGATATGGTGGGTAAGTGCTTTACGTGCGCCTTTCCAGTCCTTCGCCAGCAAACACTCGACAATTTCGCAGTGCTCGCGCGCCATTTCGCGCTTTACCTTTTCATCAATCACGGCGTAATTGAACAGCGCGTTGTAGAAAGGACTATAGCGCTTAAAAAACTCTGAGATATAGCGATTACCACAGCGCTCGATCCAGTAATCGTGCAGGTCGAAGTCCAGCTCCGATGTGGAACTTCCCCGCGCCGGCTTGTTCGCCTTGAGCAGGTTTTCCAGCTCGTTATCGGTAAAATGCCCGCGGGCCAGGTCGAGCGCCTTCAGCTCCAGCATTTCGCGGATATCCAGATAATCGTGCATATCCTGTTCGCTGAACGGATGCACCCGCCAGCCACAGCGGGGTACATGCTCAATCAACCCCGCGCCCGCCAGGCGAGAAAATATCTGCCGCACCACAGTGCGGCCCGCGCCGTATTGCTCAGCGGTAGCATGCTCGCGCAGGTACTCGGTATCTTGCTTTAAACTGCGCGCGATCACATCCTGGCGGATAATGTCATACAGTTTTTTCTCGGTGGCGTCTTCTTTCGGGGGCTCAAGCTTTACCCCCTTCAGCACCTCTGGCTTCGCCTCCAGGCGACCGTTGTCCTTCCGGTGAATTACGCCTTCGTCCACCAGCTCATCCACCGCGTGGCGCACCGGAGTCAAACTCACCTTATAGTGCTCAGACATGGCACCCAGGGTCAGCTTGTAAGGTAAGCGTCCCTCGGCTTGAAGGACGGCTTTTACATCGGATTTGATAAATTCAGTAATGGTCATTTAGCCAGCGCTTGCTATTATTTTCGGTCCGCACCGCGGCCGTTGGCCCCTGCGGCGCAAAATTCAGGTAAAAATTTTACACAAGACAGGCAGTATCGCCCATGTTGGAAAAGTTGAGCAAGCTCCTCGATGTCGAGCAACTGGACACCAATTTGTTCCGTAGCCGGGAGCATGTCGAGAACTACCGCAAAGTGCTCTTTGGAGGCCAGGTACTCGGGCAGGCCCTGATGGCCGCCGCCCGCACCGTTGAGGATCGCCTCCCCCACTCTCTGCACGCCTACTTCCTGCGCCCAGGGAGCAGTGAAAAACCCGTCATTTACGATGTCGACCCGATTCGAGACGGTGGCAGCTTCACCACCCGTCGGGTGGTCGCCCGCCAGAACGGCAAAGCCATCTTCAATATGTCCGCCTCCTTCCAGATCGAGGAGCCGGGTTTCGACCATCAAGCGGAGATGCCCACTGAGAGCTTGATTCAGCCCGAAGAACTGAAAAACACCCAGCAGCTCGCCGAAGAGGCCGGCATGAAAGGCGCCGCCCAGAACCAGCGCCGCTATATGGTGGATTTTCGTCCGCTGGACCCCATGAGCTACTTCGACAACGCCGTACGCGAACCCCGCTGCATGTTTTGGTTCAGGGTCGACGGGCAGCTGTCCGACAGCCCCATCGAACACCGAAGCGCTCTCTGCTACGCATCCGACATGGCGTTGCTGGGTACCGCCCTGCAGCCACACCCCATCAGCCTGTTCGACCCACACCTGATGCCTGCCAGCCTGGATCACGCCATGTGGTTCCACCGGCCCTTCCGGGCGGATGAGTGGCTGCTCTACGTCACCGACAGCCCCTCTGCCAGTGGCGCCCGCGGCTACTGCCGGGGGCAGATCTTCTCAAGGGATGGACGACTGGTTGCCTCCACCACCCAGGAAGGTCTGATCCGCCAGATCAATAAGTAAAACGGCCTTGGGCGCCTTTCGGTGCCCGGCAGTTAAAATTAAATGAAATCAGTGGTTTACAGAGGCGGAACGGCTGTTATAATGCCGCCCGCTTCCCAAGGAAGCCCAAGCAGATTCCGCAACGGAATCAACGCTGTAAAAGTCGGTGAGTAGCGCAGCCTGGTAGCGCACTTCGTTCGGGACGAAGGGGTCGGAGGTTCGAATCCTCTCTCACCGACCATTTCTTGATACATCCCCACCTCAGAAAATTTCACACCCGCGACGCTTCTAGTTTTGTGCGCTGGCACCGTCTAGACCGATCATATTTTGCCCTCAACTAAGTACATTTGGGGGTACTTCTGAGGGTACCGATAAAACCCCGCGCCCCGCTCCCCAAAACCGCCCCCCTGTCACCTGCCCTGCCACCTCCCCCTCAACTCACATCCAACTTTCTTTCATTGCACCCAAAAACATATATTGTTATTGTCCGCAAAGTAACAAATGTATGACAGGGGAGTAAGATGAATTCAACAGTCGAGGTTCGTCCGTGGGAAATTCTGAATTCTGAAATCCCAGCAAAACTGATCGCCAACTGGCGAAGTGTCGATACCATCGACATGCACACCGGGGGCGAACCGCTTCGGGTTATTTTACGAGGCTTCCCCACGCTCGAAGGCGATAGCGTGCTGGCCAAACGGCGCTTTGCGCAGCAACATCACGACGAATTGCGATGCGCATTGATGTGGGAGCCGCGCGGCCATCGGGATATGTATGGGGCCATCGTTGTTCCCCCGAATGACCCGGGTGCGGATTTTGGAGCCCTGTTCATTCATAACGAAGGTTTCAGCACCATGTGCGGCCACGCGGTAATTGCCCTGGCAAAACTTGCGGTTGAATTGGGCTGGGTTAAACCGGGTATTCCCGGTTCTGAAGCGCCGGTAACGATTGATGCACCTTGCGGGCGAATTCATGCATTCGCGCAAACCGACGTTGGCGGCCGCGTTATTTCGACCCGCTTTCACTGTGTGCCCTCCTTTGTTTTCGCTCGCAATCAAAGTATCGACGTTCCGGACTTCGGAACCATTCGGTACGACATTGCTTACGGCGGAGCTTTTTACGCGTATGTCGATGCAGCGCAACTACCTTTCTCACTCGACGCGGAACACGCTGAGCAATTGATTCGTGCGGGTCGTGCAATCAAGCAATGCATCCAGGCCAGCGGGCAAGACATCCGGCACCCCACGGAACCCGATCTGGGATTTTTGTACGGCACCATATTTTTGGATATGGCGCCTTTCCAGGCGCGGCCTTTGGACACCAATCAAATGCCCAATTCGATTCACAGTCGCAATGTCTGTGTCTTCGCCGATGGCGAACTGGATCGGTCACCAACGGGTTCCGGGGTATCCGGGCGTATGGCACTGCACCTGGAGCAAGGACTGATTGGCCCTCAGCAGACACTGATTGCCGAGAGTATTACCGGCAGCTGCTTCACGGGAGGCGCCGTCCAATCCCTGCAATACGCGGGAATTCCTGCGGTAATACCAGAGATTTCCGGCACTGCTCACATTACCGGCCAGCACCGGTTTTACATCGACCCAACAGATCCGCTGCAGCAGGGTTTTCTGCTGGGGCACTCACAATAAACTTCCGATTGAACGACACCGAAGACTTCCAATGCACTTTATTTCTGCCGAAACCATTCGCGAAACCATTCACTACCCGCACTTGATCAAGGCATTGCGCCAAGCCTTTCGCAGCCAGGACATCGAAGTGCCGCAGCGACACCACCATCACTATCAGTACTCCCGTGAACATCAAAATGAAAACACGCTGCTGCTGATGCCCGCTTGGCAGGCTGACGGCTTCTTGGGAGTTAAGACGGTGGTCGTCGCCCCGGATAATCGTCAACAACCGTCTATTCAGGGACAGTATGCGCTGTTCGATGCGCGCACAGGCACACCACGGGCGATTATGGATGCCGCCAGTATTACGGCCATGCGCACCGCGGCCGCGTCAGCACTTGCCGCCGACTTCCTGGCCCCGGCTGACGCCAGTGTTCTGTTGATGGTGGGGACAGGCACCCTGGCTCCAGAGCTTATCCGCGCACATGCGAGTGTCCGGCCGATCAAAAACGTGTTGGTTTGGGGGCGTTCGCCGGAAAAGGCGCAGCGTATTGTCGACGCCCTTGCCGGCGCACCCTTCTCCATATCCGTATGCGGTGACCTGCAGGAGGGTATGGCACAAGCCGATATCGTGAGCTGCGCCACCCTGAGTAAAACGCCACTCATCTATGGGAAATGGCTCCGGCCCACCCAGCACATCGATCTGGTGGGAGCTTATCGACCCGACATGAGAGAAGCGGATGACCTGCTGATCAAGCGAGTCGCCCTGTATGTGGACGTGATGCCCCACGCAATTACGGAGACCGGCGACCTCAGCCTGCCGATTGAAAGTGGCGTGATCAGCGCCAGCGCGATACTGGGCGACCTGCCGTCTCTGAGCCGACTGGATGCCCCGGTCGACCGTACCGGGGTGACCTGCTTCAAATCCGTCGGCCACGCGCTGGAGGATCTGGTTGCGGCGAGCCTTGTATTCAACAAGCTCAACGGGCTGGAACCCGCTGAAGCCCAGGGGATGAGCAAGCAATAGCCTGCGTAGGTCACAATACCGAAGCCGGGGCTCGTACCCTGGCAGATTGAGCGTTACTCTCTGGCACTGTTACTAGAATGTGTTGTCAAACCAACACTCACAGACCACCAAACAGAGCCAGAAAGTATTCATGCATTATTTTTGGAAAGCTTGGTCCTCTCGCGAAACGGCGTCCTTCGGCGCCCTCTTGACGATGCTCAGCCTGTTGTGCGCCCCGCTCGTGCACGCCGCCGCGAACAACACCACTTACGACATCAAATACCAGGTAGAACTTCGCCCTGGCGATGATGCCGCCAGGGTCCGTATCGCCCTGTCCGGCGACGAACTGCCCGCACAGTTGACGCTCCACCTCAACCCCGATCGGCATTCAAAAATATCCGGAGAAGACGTCACCCTGGATGGTGACACTGCTACCTGGAAACCGGGAGTGGGTCACAGTGAAATCGAGTACCAGTTCAAAATTGATGAGAAGAAATCGTCTGGTCGCTACGACTCCCTGATGACGGATAAGTGGACCATTTTGCGCAGCGACAAGCTAATCCCGCCGATATCCGCGCGAGCGCCCAAAACTCTCAAGTCCAGGGCGACACTTCAGGTGAATACCCCGGAGAACTGGAATACGCTCGCGCCCTATGCAAAAGATGAAAACGGCATTTTCCAGCTGAAAGATCCTGGCCGCCGCCTTATCCGCCCCAAGGGGTGGCTGATCTCCGGTCGCATTGGCAGCCGCCAGGAATTCATCGATGGCACAGATACAGTCGTCGCTGGCCCGCGAGGAAAAGGTATTCGCCGACAAGACACATTGGCCTTTCTCGGCTGGACTCTTCCAGAGCTTAAGAAAGTTTTCCCTGAGTTCCCGGACAAACTGCTGATCGTGATGGCGGGCGACCCCATGTGGCGCGGCGGACTTTCCGGTACCCGCTCGCTGTTTATGCACGCAGACAGGCCGCTGATTTCCGGTAACCGAACAAGCAGCCTGCTGCATGAACTTGTTCACGTCGGCACAGGTATCCGCGGCGACAAGGAAAGCGACTGGATCGTCGAGGGCATTGCCGAATATTACTCACTGCAAACGCTGCGCCGCACCGGAGGTATCAGTGAGCGCCGCTTTCAGGAGGCACTGGAAGAACTTGCCGAATGGGGCAAAGACTCTCCCAACCTTCTGGTGAAACGATCCTCAGGCCCAATTACCGCAAGGGGTACCGTGGTACTGCACCAAATCGACCAGCAGATCCAGAAGTCCAGCGATGGAAAGCACAGCCTGGATGAAGTGGTAACGGCGATGGCCTCGGAACGGGGAGAAATCACGCTAGAAAAATTCCGCACACTGGCCGAACAAGCGGCCGGCGCCCCGATTCCGCAACTGGAAAGAGCATTTCTTACAGGCAAAAAAAAGCCCTGACGACGGGGGGGGAGAGCGTCAGGGCCAAGACCATTAGGAGTGAAACTTGGA
It encodes:
- a CDS encoding Xaa-Pro peptidase family protein; this translates as MTRLHKLQKTFFGLGIDGMLITSMPNLRYLTGFASDEQGVASLLHAGDHAFLITDYRFGEQAQEQCAGKEMEIIVRDRAKESLGQTIQRLALGSGRARRLGFERDHISYSQWQAIAVDLALDPGGFKPLSGIVEKLRRKKEPSELEHMRKAARIADASLEQLLSKLRPGMTEREAAVALEHALMTSGSEGTAFPTIFASGPRSSRPHGMPSDRQLRTGDMITIDFGAVIEGYRSDMTRTVVLGRASEQQREVYGLVKDAQKLGVDSVMAGIPCSEPATIVADYLSKTPYARFAGDGLGHAIGLETHEKPYFTTSDDTIIEPGFVMTVEPGIYIPGWGGVRIEDDIVVQAEGIEMLTQFPRDLIEIA
- a CDS encoding FAD-binding oxidoreductase, whose translation is MPLDSNSTDPRELVIIGAGIIGVALAEQLQHRGHQVTLVDRDSPGRGCSYGNAGHFATDVVLPLANMKTILSVPKLLLDPLGPLSIRWGYFPKVLPWLLRFAAAAAPANVEKSCQHLRALNGRSIESYDRLLGRTGLTDLMTKRGALTVYERPDSVDRNQATVDLLREYGVEIESLSGDEVRALEPALGKGVVGGLFFPRTAHTANPYRLVTALADRFQNSGGEILQGEVVGLQQTADAMDVRLSSGRSIRSRRLVIATGAWSKVFAEQLGYKVPLDTERGYHLMLPQPGTNISRPLVSFERSFVMTPMEEGLRLAGTVELGGLDAEPNFARADILFDHAQSLLPDISNTGAHRWMGLRPSLPDSLPVLGIAPHHPRVAFAFGHQHLGLTQAAITAELLADELEGKAPEIDLSPFSIKRFQ
- the pepQ gene encoding Xaa-Pro dipeptidase; its protein translation is MSLANLYQLHIEEIVRRHSRAMAFHGFSRLVIYSGTPKLPFLDDNHYTFKVNPHFKHWVPLLEHPHCAIDFRPGEKPRLIYFQPEDYWHKPPADPEGYWVDAFDIELATSFDDVISALAGDTEGCALIGEDGTCFPQLPKSQLNPSGLIDELHYHRAYKTPYEAECLRRANRLSAAGHLAAKDAFMSGATELGIHHAYLAGAGVLEAELPYGNIVAVNSHSSVLHYHGADREKMLPADIHSLVIDAGADYLGYASDITRSYAFRSGDYAKLLEALDTAQQTLVSEVAIGQNFADLHWRAHYLIACILRDFDFVMMSPKDMVVEGITNVFFPCGLGHFIGLQVHDVGGYLMAPRERPRLRDPRAPYLRNARNIEAGQALTIEPGIYFMDMLLGELSRSKHSYRVNWEKVDAFKKYGGVRVEDCILVHEDRVENQSRDAFAALAREAGVNALKVTAIEPAG
- a CDS encoding dihydrodipicolinate synthase family protein, whose amino-acid sequence is MQIDWSGVFPAATTQFNADESLNIPATLKHLDVMLEAGINGLVMLGTVGENCSLSQDEKIEVLAATVKHVNGRVPVLTGVSEYTTTQAGNFARAAKEAGVDGLMVLPPMSYKADADEIVAHIRGVAAATDLPVMVYNNPACYGVDVSAAAVAELSQVKNIVAVKEASDDPRRLTDIANLVSDDFVLFCGVDDLALESIALGAHGWISGLVNAFPQENRLMWDLATSGNYDEARKVYRWYTPLLHLDTKPKLVQYIKLAVQECGLGSEQCRNPRLALTGAERESVLEIIHTAIATRPAIQ
- a CDS encoding aldehyde dehydrogenase (NADP(+)) codes for the protein MSGEFAMYTAPVLIAGEWRQAAESGRFQPTNPSTKETIARLYPVSNWHDCEAVLAAAAGAAATLRAIPAETRARFLDTFADAIETSADELSLLAHEETGLPLNPRLRDVELPRTTGQLRAAANAARDGSWAQATIDTALNIRSMRGPIGPVVIFGPNNFPLAFNGLAGGDFAAAIAAGNPVIAKAHTSHPGTCHKLASLARQALEQVGLPSATVQMLYAISREDGYKLMGDKRLGAGAFTGSRTAGIALKQVADSVGTPFYAELSSINPVVMLPGALRERGPELAEEFAGSCLMGSGQFCTNPGLVIVPAGDDGERFIARCGELFDGSQPGTLLSAGTQMGLQKAITELREAGAALVTSTTGADDTRTCVPNTLLCVSGTGFLQAPEAFQTEAFGNAALVVVSENTEQTAAILQQLEGNLTGCIYSSTTDVDEEAYNALAPILREKVGRLLNDKMPTGVAVSPAMNHGGPFPASGHPGFTAVGIPASLTRFGKLDCYDNVRSHRLPPLLQDHNPLNAWRSVDGNWTQGPVQ